The Penaeus monodon isolate SGIC_2016 chromosome 6, NSTDA_Pmon_1, whole genome shotgun sequence genomic sequence aaaataacaaaaaagttagtcacacaattattattttttaaagggactGTTTCAGATTATCCTCTCCGGTAAATCGAGCAGCGATTGTAGTCGatttatgaaataaaatcatattccattaaaaaaaaaaaaaaaaatctaaacagaaTTCACTAATagtcaaaaacatttttaattcgTACTGATGATCGGGAGTAAAACATTCAGTGGTTTCcggctttcattctctcttcctctcgtattCTGCTctattttctcccattttctcctccgtctttctatttttctccattcttttcgtattctctctcttattcgctcCCTTCGCTCGCATatccgcattttttttcttagctttatcccattcttatatggagtCGCCATTTGaccaggttctggcagatatctttttcggccggatgctcttcctgacgccaaccctctctatttacccgggcttgggaccggcactgacttgggctggcttgcccacccagcggctaggtaggcaatcgaggtgaagttccttgatcaagggaacaacgcgccggccggtgactcgaaccctcgaactcagattgccgtcgtgacagtcttgagtccgatgctctaacatcTCCGCATATCATctcttatttcttgttttctctctctctctcacacacacacacaaaaacgcacacacacaaacaaacacacacaaacacacacaacacacacgtacacgcacatgcgcacacacacacacgcacacacacacaaatacgtacacgcacatgcgcacgtacacaaactcatacacacacaaaaggtatACACGCAATAAGCGCACGCGTTCCATTATGCACgcatttgtaaatgtatatatatattttttttattattatttttatttttttttttacttttttaattttattattattattttttaacttttttttttacttttttttatcttttttattttttacttttttccattatttcttatctattcatttttacttCAGTCATAACCAAAACTGAACTGCAAATTCAGCGGCAGGAAAGGGCGTCTTGATCACTCGCAGCGCCGGCGCTTCGTCGCTTCGCTGAGGAACATGTCCTCGGCGCTGCGCTTTTGGGGCGCCGCttggctctcgctctcgctctcgctctcgctgtcgTCCCCGAAGAGGTAGCAGCTGTCGAGGAGGTAGATGGCGACGGGCAGGGTGGGCCTCCGGCGGGGGTCCGCGCTCTGCATCTCCCGCGCCAGGCGCCCCAGCGTGCTGGAGGGCTGCGCCATCTCGTCGAGGATCTGCTCCAGCATGTAGCCGACCGAGAAGACGTCGGAGGCCGCGGTGCTCGGGCCGCCGCCCAGGATTTCGGGCGCCAGGTTGTCGTTGGAGCTGGCGCTGTAGCCGACGCTCTGGCCATGGCGGCAGGCGTTGCCGAAGTCGATGATGCTCACGCGCCCTGTGGCCTCGTCCACGACCACGTTGTCGTCCATCAGGTCGTTGTGAATGTAGCCCCTGTCGTGCACCTCCTGGACGGCCACGCACAGGCGGAGGCTCAGGCGCAGCAGCTCGTCGTCGGAGAGCTTCGAGTTGTCCAACACCTACTCCAGGGTCATGCGGCCCACGAAGCTGCACAGGATAGCCGCAGGGCTGTAGCAGATGCCCAGGGCCCTGGGGCTTCCCCCGGCGCCGTCCACCTTCTTCAGGATCCTGAACTCCTACTTGAAGTCTCTGAACGAGACTCCGGAATGGGCCAGCTTGAGCACGGCGTCGCCCTCGCCCCAGCGGACCAGCAGCGCCTTGCCGCTCGCTCCCTCGCCCAGCTTCTCCTTCAGGCCGCTGCGGAGGACCTCCTCCAGCTGCTCGGCCTCCAGGACAAAGTTCTGGCTTTTCTTGTCTTCTTGCGCCATGGCACTCAGCTCTAGGGCGTCTGTTTTCTGCATACAAGTGTGCCTTGTCTCCTGTCTGCAATAGCTTGCGCTGCTGTGACGGCCAAAGCCTTGGCTCCGGAGAGAGTGCGAATGCGACCGCTCTGTGTGCTCTCTCGGGAAAAGAATGACTTCCCGCGCTTCGATGATTCGTCATTAACTCTGGTAAAGAAGTATGTGTGCGCGTTCGTGTGTGCATAAAAAGTAAGAGTGAATGCATTACTGGAACCATGCAACGGAGATCAGCATTTGACAATAAATTAAACACATAAAAGACATTAGAGTTGAAATATGTctattaaatatgaaaattaaacatATGTCaattaagattaataaaaactataataaacacaaaattataataaacataatagatatagatgtgtgtgtgtgtgtgctgtgcgtgtgtgcttttatctatgtatattaaaaaaaatcatcattggtaacggtatatacatatgtatatatatatatgtatatatatataaatatatatatatatatatatatatgtgtatatacatgtatatatgtatatatatatatatatatatatatatatatatatatatatatatatgtatttatatatctgtgtgtgtgtttgtgtgtgtgcgtgtgtgtgtgtgtgtgtgtgtgtgtgtgcgcgcgtgtgtgtgtgtctgtgagtgtgtttgtgtgtgtgtgtgtgtgcgtgtgcatgtgcgcacgtgtatgtgtgtgcatgtgtgtacgtgtgtgtgcatatatatacatattttcatatatgtgtgtgtgtgtgtgtatgtgtgcatgtgtgtgtgtgtttgtgagtgtgtttgtgtgtgtgtgtgtgtgtgtgtgtgtgtgtgtgtgtgcttgcgcgcatgtgcatgtgcgcacgtgtatgcgtgtgcatgtgcatacgtgtgtgtgcatatatatacatatatacatatatatctgtgtgttgtgtgtgtatgtgtttgtgtgtgcgtgtgtgtgtgttgtgtgtgtgtgtgtgtgtgtgtgtgtgtgtgtgtgtgtgtgtgtgtgtgtgtgtgtgtgtgtgtgcatgtgcgcgtgagTATGGATGTGCATGTGCttacgtgtgcgcgtgtgcgtgcatatatatataatatatatatatataatatatatatatatatatatatatatatatatatatagtgtatatatatatatatatatatatatatatatatatatatatatgtgtgtgtgtgtgtgtgtgtgtgtgtgtgtgttgtgcgtgtgtgcttttatctatgtatattaaaaaaaaatcatcattggtaacggtatatacatatgtatatatatatatatatatataatatatatatatatatatatatatatatatatatatatatatatgtatatatatgtatatatgtatatatatatatatatatatatatttatatatctgtgtgtgtgtctgtgagtgtgtttgtgtgtgtgtgtgtgtgcgtgtgcatgtgcgcacgtgtatgtgtgtgcatgtgtgtacgtgtgtgtgcatatatatacatattttcatatatgtgtgtgtgtgttgtgttgtgtgcatgtgtgtgtgtgtgcatatgcgtgcgcgcgcgcgcgcgtgtgtgtgtgtttgtgagtgtgtttgtgtgtgtgtgtgtgtgtgtgtgtgtgtgtgggggggggggggtggaggcgtgcgcgcgtgcatatatatatatatatatacatatatatatatatatatatatatatatatatatatatatataatatatatatatattatatgtatatatatatatatttttttttttttttgccatcaccGATGGCCGAACTACAtatgaaataaaatcatattccataaaaaaaaaagaaaaaaaatctaaacagaaTTCACTAATagtcaaaaacatttttaattcgTACTGATGATCGGGAGTAAAACATTCAGTGGTTTCcggctttcattctctcttcctctcgtattCCGATctattttctcccattttctcctccgtctttctatttttctctatttttttcgtattctctctcttattcgctcTCTTCGCTCGCACATCCGCAtactatttcttatttctttttctctctttctctgtcatttgcattctctctcgttccctctcgttctttctatttttttccctaattgtctaattcttcttcttcagtaGATCAACTAAAACCATAACTAATATATCATTAAAAGATGGTATTTACGAGGCATTTCATTGGCAGAGATTTTCGAACAAAATGGCACCGTGCAAACACTGACTCCAAAGGAATTGCATTTTTTAAGaaactgctgatttttttttttatctgtgtcatTAATGATATGGTGGGCGATTATTGGATATGTTTGCTGCTTTTCccctaaaacaaaaaagagaaagtctgGATGAAAttcggataaaaagagaaagaacaaatatCAGAACTTAGAAAATTCTAAAGAAATGCAAATGTAAAAGTATCGCAAGCTCTTTACctcaaagtattaaaaaaaaaaacattaagcgTCCCTGCACTTGATCTGCCATTCTATCGCTGACGCTCCTGGAGACGACAACACGCGCTTTTGCACGCTCTGTGAAAGCAGCGTTGATCCCGTTGATGCTGATGGAAAGCAAGAGATCTACAAGCTTGCCAAGCCAAAGCAAGCAATCTAAAAGCTTCGCAGCGATGGCTTCTTCTTCCTCGACCGATCCTGCAAGGGCTTCAAGAAGAAGCTTCGAGCTTCGAGGCTGCCATAATCCCCGGGGTCGCAGACGAACTCCTGCGTCTGTAGGACTGCTA encodes the following:
- the LOC119573855 gene encoding serine/threonine/tyrosine-protein kinase HT1-like, with protein sequence MQKTDALELSAMAQEDKKSQNFVLEAEQLEEVLRSGLKEKLGEGASGKALLVRWGEGDAVLKLAHSGVLDNSKLSDDELLRLSLRLCVAVQEVHDRGYIHNDLMDDNVVVDEATGRVSIIDFGNACRHGQSVGYSASSNDNLAPEILGGGPSTAASDVFSVGYMLEQILDEMAQPSSTLGRLAREMQSADPRRRPTLPVAIYLLDSCYLFGDDSESESESESQAAPQKRSAEDMFLSEATKRRRCE